The following coding sequences are from one Desulfosporosinus orientis DSM 765 window:
- a CDS encoding bifunctional enoyl-CoA hydratase/phosphate acetyltransferase has protein sequence MRFSGFDALFDRAKSLGRAKVAVAAAADREVLEAIKLAEREGLITPVLIGDVEEIRRLASEIDFSLAKVPLIQELNPLAAAHKAVDAILDGEAHFLMKGLVNSSDFLRAVLRSERGLRTGRLLSHLAAFQVPGFSRLLFVTDGGMNIAPTLAQKKEILENSLLYLQGIGMNPIKVVTLAANEVADPKMPATMDAQALAEMNRAGEFPGAVVEGPLALDGAVSAVALKHKGIVSEINGDVDLFLTPTIEVGNVLGKSMVYFAGATMAGIILGAQVPIVLTSRSDTPRNKFMALAMAALNRSLS, from the coding sequence ATGCGCTTTAGCGGATTTGATGCTTTATTTGACAGGGCAAAAAGTTTAGGCAGAGCAAAGGTTGCCGTCGCGGCGGCAGCAGATAGAGAAGTCTTGGAAGCTATCAAATTAGCTGAAAGAGAAGGACTCATTACCCCAGTGCTCATCGGAGATGTTGAGGAGATCAGACGATTGGCCTCTGAAATTGATTTCAGCCTGGCTAAGGTTCCCTTGATTCAAGAGTTAAATCCATTGGCTGCTGCCCATAAAGCCGTTGATGCCATCTTAGATGGAGAAGCTCATTTTTTGATGAAGGGGCTGGTTAACAGTTCGGATTTTCTGCGTGCTGTCCTTCGCTCAGAACGGGGTTTGCGCACGGGACGACTGTTAAGTCATCTTGCGGCCTTTCAAGTTCCCGGTTTTTCCAGGTTGTTGTTTGTTACTGATGGAGGTATGAATATTGCTCCCACCTTAGCTCAAAAAAAAGAAATCCTGGAAAACAGCCTGCTCTACTTACAGGGGATTGGCATGAATCCGATTAAGGTGGTTACTCTGGCGGCTAACGAAGTGGCTGATCCTAAGATGCCGGCGACAATGGATGCCCAGGCCCTGGCTGAGATGAATAGGGCGGGAGAATTTCCGGGAGCCGTCGTGGAAGGTCCCTTAGCTCTTGATGGTGCCGTAAGCGCAGTAGCCTTGAAGCATAAAGGGATTGTCAGTGAAATCAATGGGGATGTGGACTTGTTTTTGACACCTACCATAGAGGTAGGGAATGTCTTAGGAAAATCCATGGTTTACTTTGCCGGTGCAACCATGGCCGGAATCATCCTGGGTGCTCAGGTTCCCATTGTGCTGACATCAAGAAGCGATACACCCAGGAATAAATTTATGGCCTTGGCTATGGCTGCTCTCAATCGGAGCCTATCCTAA
- a CDS encoding SPFH domain-containing protein, with the protein MVEKKAWAINGYLGIILILALFIGGIALVIQKILVGIPLILLAIILATGVLVVQPNKSYALVFFGSYLGTVREPGLWLSVPLAIRKGVSLRVRNFNSKTLKVNDIEGNPVEIAAVIVFRVIDTAKAIFDVEKYEEFVEIQSETALRHIATRYAYDDFEGKGFSLRGNPDEVSNELMNELQQRLDLAGVEISEARLTHLAYATEIAGAMLQRQQASAILSARQIIVEGAVGMVQMAIARIENDGVVDLDEERKAAMINNLLVSIVSERATQPVINAGTMY; encoded by the coding sequence ATGGTTGAAAAGAAAGCATGGGCCATCAACGGTTATCTGGGCATTATTCTTATTCTGGCCTTGTTTATTGGCGGAATAGCCTTAGTAATCCAGAAAATCCTCGTGGGCATCCCTCTGATACTTTTGGCGATTATCTTAGCCACTGGCGTTTTGGTGGTTCAGCCCAATAAATCCTATGCCCTCGTCTTTTTCGGCAGCTATCTGGGTACAGTCCGGGAACCCGGCCTTTGGTTAAGCGTCCCTCTTGCCATACGCAAAGGTGTCTCCTTGCGAGTTCGCAACTTCAACAGCAAAACTCTCAAAGTTAACGATATTGAAGGCAATCCCGTGGAAATTGCAGCGGTCATCGTTTTTCGGGTCATTGATACTGCCAAAGCTATTTTTGATGTTGAAAAATACGAGGAATTTGTAGAAATTCAAAGTGAAACCGCTTTGCGTCATATTGCCACACGTTATGCCTACGATGATTTTGAGGGTAAAGGCTTTTCCCTGCGGGGGAATCCTGATGAAGTATCCAATGAATTAATGAATGAACTTCAGCAGCGTCTGGATCTGGCCGGAGTTGAAATATCTGAAGCCCGCCTCACCCATTTAGCCTATGCAACGGAAATCGCAGGAGCCATGCTGCAGCGGCAGCAAGCCTCCGCTATTCTTTCAGCCCGGCAAATCATCGTTGAAGGGGCTGTCGGAATGGTTCAGATGGCTATTGCCCGCATCGAAAACGACGGCGTCGTAGACCTTGATGAAGAACGTAAGGCCGCTATGATTAATAATCTGCTGGTTTCTATTGTTTCTGAACGAGCAACTCAACCTGTCATTAATGCAGGGACAATGTATTAG
- a CDS encoding RNA polymerase sigma factor, which produces MTDFDFNLISKIQTGDEPSFTRLVRSYTPYVYRTAFALVQDEREAEDVSQEVFLKIYRSVNQLSDPRAFHTWLKKMITNTCLDRLKKRHPTPTTDSELETIAPDLGSDWDENLSIQEALQQLSHEYRITIVLRELQGYSYQEIADILGIPVGTVKSRIHTARTQLARLLADQACTEGSI; this is translated from the coding sequence GTGACCGATTTTGATTTTAACTTAATATCTAAAATACAAACCGGTGATGAACCCTCTTTTACACGTTTGGTCAGAAGTTATACGCCTTACGTCTATCGCACAGCATTCGCCTTAGTCCAGGATGAGCGAGAAGCTGAAGATGTTTCTCAAGAGGTTTTTCTTAAAATTTATCGCTCAGTTAACCAACTTAGCGATCCTCGTGCCTTTCACACTTGGCTCAAAAAGATGATTACGAATACCTGCCTCGACCGCTTAAAAAAACGCCACCCAACCCCAACGACTGATTCCGAATTAGAAACTATAGCACCTGATCTAGGTTCTGATTGGGACGAGAACTTATCGATTCAGGAAGCTCTGCAACAGCTTAGTCACGAATACCGCATAACGATTGTGCTTAGAGAATTGCAAGGGTACAGTTATCAGGAAATCGCTGATATATTGGGAATACCCGTAGGAACGGTAAAATCGAGAATTCATACGGCCAGAACACAACTCGCTCGCTTATTAGCGGATCAAGCATGTACAGAAGGGAGTATTTAA
- a CDS encoding MFS transporter has product MTAFKEQKKILGLEWNIFFTGLTSFLTDTTTKMIYAVLPLFLISIGATKTELSLIEGIAESTASILKALSGWWSDKIGRNKPFMIVGYAMTTMLSPLFSGVTSPLQALIIRFIERVGKGIRTAPRDSLIAGSSNEKAKGKSFGFHKAMDNSGAIIGPLLAFVILIVFPNDYRKVFLISVIPATLGLLAIIIFVKEAKKTKDELPGKINWRDFPKRYYLFLAIVFIFTLGNSTDALLLVKANDVGIKALFIPLVYLIFNIVSVAFAVPAGMLSDKFGRERLIIFGYLLYSIIYFGFGRTHDKIVVILLFALYGLYSAATDGVQKALVSDLIDKKKRGTGLGIYNSLVGMTLLPASLIAGVLYDKVDSKAPFYFGSIMALIAALFMYGLYKKKVSTE; this is encoded by the coding sequence ATGACTGCCTTTAAAGAACAGAAAAAGATTCTTGGCTTAGAATGGAACATATTCTTTACTGGACTTACAAGCTTTTTAACAGACACTACGACTAAAATGATCTATGCGGTTTTGCCGTTATTCTTAATTTCCATAGGGGCAACGAAAACGGAACTCTCATTAATTGAAGGAATCGCTGAGAGTACAGCTTCAATTCTTAAAGCCTTGTCGGGCTGGTGGAGTGATAAAATAGGTCGGAATAAACCTTTCATGATTGTTGGTTATGCCATGACCACTATGTTATCTCCCTTGTTTTCAGGCGTAACATCTCCGTTGCAAGCACTGATCATTCGATTCATTGAAAGGGTTGGCAAAGGTATTCGCACTGCTCCGAGGGATAGTCTGATTGCAGGCTCTTCAAACGAAAAGGCTAAAGGGAAGAGTTTTGGCTTTCATAAAGCAATGGATAACAGCGGAGCCATCATTGGTCCCTTACTCGCCTTTGTCATTTTAATCGTTTTCCCAAATGATTACCGTAAGGTTTTCTTGATATCAGTAATTCCTGCAACACTTGGACTCCTAGCCATTATCATCTTCGTGAAAGAAGCCAAAAAGACTAAAGATGAACTCCCCGGAAAGATTAACTGGAGGGATTTCCCCAAACGGTATTATTTATTTCTTGCCATTGTTTTTATTTTTACGTTAGGGAACTCAACCGATGCCCTTCTTTTAGTGAAAGCCAATGATGTCGGTATCAAAGCCTTATTTATTCCCTTGGTGTATCTAATATTCAACATAGTTTCTGTGGCTTTTGCAGTCCCAGCCGGTATGCTTTCAGATAAGTTTGGCCGCGAACGGCTGATTATCTTTGGCTACCTTCTTTACTCCATCATTTATTTTGGTTTTGGCAGAACTCATGATAAAATCGTCGTTATTTTACTTTTTGCACTTTATGGGCTATATAGTGCGGCAACGGATGGGGTTCAGAAGGCGTTGGTTTCCGACCTTATTGATAAAAAGAAAAGAGGTACAGGCCTCGGAATTTATAACTCCCTCGTGGGCATGACCCTTCTTCCGGCGAGTCTGATTGCAGGGGTTTTGTATGACAAAGTAGATAGCAAAGCTCCTTTTTACTTTGGTTCAATTATGGCGTTAATAGCTGCACTGTTCATGTACGGTTTGTATAAGAAAAAGGTATCTACAGAATAG
- a CDS encoding metallophosphoesterase family protein — protein sequence MAAAITFILHSYKNFRVQEGFTPLPLSFDPYSSTSTYDWKGTSVSIQGGFVKGKLVENNKTESLLLRALSPTPSITIKSSSDTTVNLRLENISPSKIKFGSDITNLEAIDPHTVSLAVAVKHNQVKNIKVELIPDDNPEVVILGDNRNGYGTFSQIIDQINGISPAFVIDNGDLVYGGEPNRYRLFYETVSKLQVPLFTTLGNHDIRENGRGIYTMLFGPPYYSFDYFNNHFIFLDSSRGWSEKTAIPEEQYQWLESDLQHAQGKRIFVVSHIPPTDPRAKVTPNPYPNLAPNQETGLIQKEMNKLSGTSDIDHAFNDKEEAKKFEGLMTKYKVDTVYLSHIHSFYSFVKDNVRYVITGGAGAELLTQNSFYHYIRAHITNKENYLEIVELPSPPNQIIDRYWAAGVMFANSIYKEYQTLVLAILVFILLVVGWVLWIYRKKWWSFLKRLGNWLYTVIKFSFVKYKEIVRRK from the coding sequence TTGGCAGCTGCAATTACTTTTATCTTACATAGCTATAAGAATTTCAGGGTTCAAGAAGGGTTTACCCCTTTACCGTTATCCTTCGACCCCTACTCCTCAACATCAACCTATGATTGGAAGGGAACGTCAGTTAGCATTCAAGGCGGTTTTGTAAAAGGAAAACTGGTTGAGAACAACAAAACGGAGAGCTTACTTTTGCGTGCCCTCTCACCCACACCGTCAATCACCATTAAAAGTTCAAGTGATACAACCGTCAATTTGAGGTTAGAAAATATTAGCCCTTCCAAAATTAAATTTGGAAGTGACATAACTAATCTTGAAGCTATTGATCCCCATACTGTTTCACTGGCAGTGGCTGTTAAGCATAATCAAGTGAAGAATATCAAGGTCGAGCTTATACCTGATGACAATCCTGAGGTTGTCATTCTTGGAGATAATCGCAATGGTTATGGCACATTTTCACAGATCATTGACCAAATTAACGGAATCAGCCCCGCTTTTGTCATTGATAATGGAGATTTAGTCTATGGCGGAGAGCCGAACAGGTATCGGCTTTTCTATGAAACTGTTTCTAAGCTTCAAGTTCCTCTTTTTACAACACTTGGAAACCATGATATTCGTGAAAATGGCCGGGGGATTTACACCATGCTTTTTGGCCCCCCTTACTATTCCTTTGATTACTTTAACAACCATTTTATCTTTTTAGATAGTTCAAGAGGCTGGTCAGAAAAAACAGCTATACCTGAAGAACAGTATCAATGGCTTGAAAGCGACCTTCAACATGCACAAGGGAAGCGTATTTTTGTTGTGTCTCATATACCACCTACTGATCCAAGGGCTAAAGTTACCCCTAATCCTTACCCAAACTTAGCCCCGAACCAAGAAACAGGTTTGATTCAAAAAGAAATGAATAAGTTAAGTGGCACAAGTGATATTGACCATGCCTTTAATGACAAAGAAGAAGCGAAGAAGTTTGAAGGACTAATGACCAAGTATAAAGTAGATACGGTGTATCTTTCTCATATTCATAGCTTCTACAGCTTTGTAAAAGATAATGTTCGTTATGTGATTACCGGAGGAGCAGGAGCGGAGCTGCTTACCCAAAATAGCTTTTATCATTATATTCGTGCTCATATTACGAATAAGGAAAATTACCTTGAAATTGTAGAACTGCCCTCCCCGCCCAATCAAATCATCGACCGCTATTGGGCAGCCGGAGTCATGTTTGCCAATTCGATCTATAAAGAGTATCAAACACTTGTGTTAGCTATATTGGTATTCATCTTATTAGTTGTGGGCTGGGTTCTTTGGATTTACCGTAAGAAGTGGTGGTCCTTCCTTAAACGTTTGGGGAACTGGCTTTATACAGTCATAAAGTTTTCTTTCGTTAAGTACAAGGAAATTGTGCGAAGGAAATAA
- a CDS encoding indolepyruvate oxidoreductase subunit beta: MSKIINVLLVGVGGQGTILASKILTHVALAQGYEVKMSEIHGMAQRGGSVVTQVRIGEDVYSPVIEAGEADIIVAFEQLEAYRWAHFLKKDGVLIVNTQKIVPLTVLTGAQTYPTSILEDLKGRVERYLELDGLKLATEAGNAKATNVVLMGVLSKYMDFQEESWQNALTEKIPAKLLELNKKAFALGVAEAK, translated from the coding sequence ATGTCTAAAATTATCAATGTTTTGCTGGTAGGAGTTGGCGGCCAGGGAACGATTTTGGCCTCCAAAATATTAACCCATGTGGCCTTGGCTCAGGGATACGAAGTTAAAATGTCGGAAATCCATGGTATGGCCCAACGGGGCGGATCAGTGGTAACTCAAGTACGGATAGGGGAAGACGTTTACTCACCGGTTATTGAAGCAGGTGAAGCGGACATAATCGTGGCTTTCGAACAGCTGGAAGCCTATCGCTGGGCGCACTTCCTGAAAAAAGACGGGGTCCTGATTGTCAATACTCAAAAAATAGTTCCCTTAACAGTACTCACAGGAGCTCAAACCTATCCCACCAGTATTCTCGAAGACCTGAAAGGGCGAGTTGAGCGTTATCTCGAACTTGATGGCTTAAAATTAGCCACTGAGGCAGGGAACGCCAAAGCTACGAATGTCGTTTTAATGGGAGTCCTTTCCAAGTATATGGATTTCCAGGAGGAATCCTGGCAGAATGCCCTGACAGAAAAAATTCCGGCCAAGCTGCTGGAATTAAACAAGAAAGCCTTTGCTTTGGGAGTTGCTGAAGCAAAATAG
- a CDS encoding anti-sigma factor family protein, translating into MECRECLGNISAFIDGELGGDLQEQMEAHLQTCEDCQSVAHQLRSLNSGLVQAYASIQAPLNLEERILISIKMEKKKAKQQFALTAFVLVLLLCPFMLFSSLVWRFLQIIYAVGSLLGQLETALMRFFPLTFSWVIGGSAILLSIGGILLVRAMLKGFHVNEVLS; encoded by the coding sequence ATGGAATGCCGAGAATGTTTGGGAAATATCTCTGCTTTCATAGATGGAGAGTTAGGGGGAGACTTACAGGAACAGATGGAAGCCCATTTGCAAACCTGTGAGGACTGCCAGAGTGTTGCTCATCAATTAAGGAGTTTGAATTCTGGTTTGGTGCAAGCCTATGCTTCTATTCAAGCACCATTGAACCTAGAGGAACGGATTCTTATATCCATTAAAATGGAAAAGAAAAAAGCAAAGCAGCAATTTGCACTAACTGCCTTTGTCCTGGTTCTCCTGTTATGCCCATTTATGCTTTTTTCCTCGTTAGTTTGGCGATTCCTACAAATAATTTATGCAGTGGGTTCACTCCTAGGTCAATTAGAGACTGCATTGATGCGATTTTTCCCTCTAACCTTCAGTTGGGTTATAGGGGGCAGCGCGATCTTGCTTAGCATAGGCGGTATTTTATTAGTAAGGGCTATGCTTAAGGGATTTCACGTTAATGAGGTGCTTTCATGA
- the iorA gene encoding indolepyruvate ferredoxin oxidoreductase subunit alpha, producing the protein MKTLMTGNEAIARGVFEYGVSVAAAYPGTPSTEILENIAKYPEVYCQWSPNEKVAMEVGIGAAIAGARSIVAMKMVGVNVAADPLFTVAYTGTRAGLVLVSADDPGMHSSQNEQDNRLYAAFAKIPLLEPSNSQEAKDMVGLAMTISETFDTPVMIRITTRIAHSQSLVELKDPQERQVQTYSRDPRKYVMLPANGRARRLVVEERMQKLAEYTETVPVNYMELQDPGIGIITSGISYQYVKEALPAASVLKLGLTNPLPAGLIKEFAAKVDQLYVVEELEPYMENEVRRLGIKVMGKELFPPYGELSVRMVKEKISGQPGSEVAPAFSSPIRPPIMCPGCPHRGIFYTLKQLKLIVSGDIGCYTLGAMAPLEAMDTTICMGASISAGLGMIKAHPEMAENMVAVIGDSTFLHSGVTGLMDVVYNSGNLTTIILDNSITAMTGHQDNPSTGKNLMGQPAPQVDFVALCKALGIKRVTEVDPFDLAKVKEVIKTEVAAPEPSVIIAKRPCALIIKTTEKPLQVQDCTGCKMCLKLGCPAISFDEENKTAQVDQALCTGCGVCINVCKFNALRKPGDQNV; encoded by the coding sequence ATGAAAACATTAATGACAGGAAATGAGGCCATTGCCAGGGGTGTCTTCGAATATGGTGTCAGCGTTGCTGCAGCCTATCCCGGCACACCGAGCACAGAAATCCTCGAGAATATTGCAAAATATCCAGAAGTTTATTGCCAGTGGTCGCCTAATGAAAAAGTTGCCATGGAAGTAGGAATCGGTGCGGCTATTGCCGGTGCTCGCTCCATAGTAGCTATGAAAATGGTCGGGGTTAATGTAGCAGCGGATCCGCTTTTCACAGTGGCTTATACAGGAACCCGGGCAGGCTTGGTTTTAGTATCCGCCGACGACCCGGGAATGCATTCCTCACAAAACGAACAGGATAATCGCTTATATGCTGCCTTTGCTAAGATACCGCTGTTAGAGCCCTCGAATTCTCAAGAGGCGAAAGACATGGTTGGCTTAGCCATGACTATTTCCGAAACCTTTGATACTCCGGTTATGATTCGGATTACCACTCGTATAGCCCATTCCCAAAGCTTAGTTGAGTTAAAGGATCCCCAGGAACGTCAAGTTCAAACTTATTCCAGGGATCCCCGCAAGTATGTTATGCTTCCTGCTAATGGACGAGCCCGCCGCTTAGTGGTGGAAGAAAGAATGCAGAAACTGGCGGAGTATACGGAAACCGTACCCGTCAATTATATGGAACTGCAAGATCCTGGCATTGGCATTATCACGTCAGGTATTTCCTATCAGTATGTTAAAGAAGCCCTTCCGGCAGCTTCCGTACTCAAATTAGGATTGACCAATCCATTACCCGCCGGCTTAATCAAAGAGTTTGCGGCCAAAGTTGATCAACTCTATGTCGTCGAGGAATTAGAACCCTATATGGAAAACGAAGTCCGCCGTTTGGGTATTAAGGTGATGGGAAAAGAACTTTTCCCGCCTTATGGCGAACTATCCGTTAGGATGGTGAAGGAAAAGATCAGCGGTCAGCCGGGCAGCGAGGTTGCTCCAGCTTTCAGTTCTCCCATTCGCCCGCCGATTATGTGTCCTGGCTGCCCCCATCGGGGAATATTCTATACCTTAAAACAACTTAAACTGATTGTCTCCGGTGATATCGGCTGCTACACCTTGGGTGCCATGGCTCCTCTCGAAGCAATGGATACCACAATTTGCATGGGTGCTTCAATATCGGCAGGTTTAGGTATGATTAAGGCCCATCCGGAAATGGCAGAAAACATGGTTGCTGTGATCGGCGACTCTACATTCCTCCATTCAGGGGTTACAGGACTCATGGATGTGGTCTATAACAGCGGTAATCTGACAACGATCATTTTGGATAACTCCATCACAGCCATGACAGGGCACCAAGACAACCCTTCTACAGGGAAGAACCTCATGGGACAACCTGCTCCTCAAGTTGATTTTGTGGCCTTATGCAAAGCTTTAGGAATCAAGCGGGTAACAGAGGTTGATCCTTTTGACTTAGCAAAAGTAAAAGAAGTCATCAAAACTGAAGTGGCGGCTCCCGAGCCTTCTGTGATTATTGCAAAGCGCCCTTGTGCTCTTATTATCAAAACTACAGAAAAGCCGCTGCAAGTTCAGGACTGCACCGGCTGCAAAATGTGCCTGAAGCTAGGATGTCCGGCAATTTCTTTTGATGAAGAAAACAAAACTGCTCAAGTGGACCAAGCCCTATGTACAGGGTGTGGAGTATGTATCAACGTCTGTAAATTTAATGCCTTGCGAAAGCCTGGTGATCAAAATGTCTAA
- a CDS encoding phosphatase PAP2 family protein produces MNTFDLAGYHFLNQWAGHFYALDLIMAFFAQYALELYAIMFVVAWFILPKPNIEQRHALVIMGFSGILALVINVLITHVWFRPRPFVTLPKGAFTQLIPHSVDASFPSDHTAGSFGFAAGSWSKAQRWVSRSFTVLAILVAIARVYVGIHWPTDVLAGVVIGLISGKVMWKFEHFFKPLTNFALHLFRFGLKEHQARG; encoded by the coding sequence TTGAACACGTTTGACTTAGCAGGCTACCATTTTTTGAATCAGTGGGCGGGTCATTTCTATGCCCTAGACTTAATCATGGCCTTTTTTGCTCAGTATGCCCTGGAGCTTTATGCTATTATGTTTGTAGTCGCTTGGTTTATCTTGCCAAAACCCAACATTGAGCAACGACATGCCTTAGTGATTATGGGTTTCTCCGGTATTTTGGCACTGGTTATTAACGTTTTGATAACACATGTTTGGTTTAGGCCCAGACCCTTTGTAACACTTCCTAAAGGTGCATTTACTCAACTCATCCCCCATTCGGTTGATGCCTCTTTTCCCAGTGACCATACCGCAGGAAGTTTTGGGTTTGCCGCTGGATCATGGAGTAAAGCTCAACGTTGGGTAAGCCGCAGCTTTACAGTCCTCGCTATTTTAGTAGCAATAGCCCGGGTTTATGTAGGAATTCATTGGCCAACCGATGTATTGGCAGGGGTTGTTATTGGTCTTATCAGTGGAAAAGTGATGTGGAAATTTGAACACTTCTTTAAACCGTTAACTAATTTTGCATTACATCTCTTTAGATTCGGTTTAAAGGAACATCAAGCTAGAGGTTAA
- a CDS encoding VTT domain-containing protein, giving the protein MTSTLLIHYITQYGYTGLYFILGISILGIPIPDETLLIFVGFLTYSGKLNPVLAILSAAAGSATGITVAYFLGTFFQQKVLTHLKKHAGAARLEKVLNWYHRHGGKLLTIGYFVPGVRHLSGYVAGLSRLSYRNFAMFAYLGATLWTSSFIIIGRLLGSQWESLLPLVHRYALIVGIIALFIAVAFYLLYRNHSRLVPWLYQQISLLPKRYQSLGRRRFIAVLGGLAFLALFIILMGLIQDLVFHEVGEFDTLVVAWLVGNSPNTVIQFMQIVNALGTHLAVLIVFLVSVPILHLTRMHWTHAIPLVLAWAGGTLVDLLFRLVFRGEPIHIFENLLPFYAPTTGFLLAAITFYAVLGYILVRNRSFLIQMLILIFDLILITLLALSPVYLRVHAPSAMVTGLTVSGLLALTCMFVYEYKIYKEEV; this is encoded by the coding sequence ATGACTTCAACATTACTTATACATTACATAACTCAATACGGCTATACAGGACTTTATTTTATACTGGGCATTTCAATTCTGGGGATTCCAATACCTGATGAAACTCTGCTCATATTTGTTGGCTTCCTGACCTATTCAGGAAAGCTTAATCCAGTGCTGGCCATCCTTTCGGCAGCTGCAGGAAGCGCAACAGGAATAACAGTCGCTTATTTTTTGGGCACCTTTTTCCAACAGAAAGTATTAACTCACCTAAAGAAACATGCTGGGGCTGCCCGCTTGGAAAAGGTACTGAATTGGTACCATAGACATGGCGGAAAGCTTTTAACAATTGGTTACTTTGTTCCTGGTGTTCGTCACTTATCGGGTTATGTTGCAGGTTTAAGTCGCTTAAGCTATCGTAATTTTGCAATGTTTGCTTATCTGGGGGCAACGTTGTGGACAAGCTCATTCATCATTATAGGACGACTTTTAGGCAGTCAATGGGAAAGCCTCCTGCCGCTTGTCCATCGTTATGCTTTAATCGTCGGGATTATTGCCCTATTTATTGCTGTAGCATTTTATCTTTTGTATCGAAATCACAGCCGTTTGGTTCCATGGTTATATCAACAAATCTCACTTCTCCCTAAGCGCTACCAGTCCCTCGGGCGTCGCCGTTTTATCGCCGTGTTAGGTGGACTAGCTTTTTTAGCCTTGTTCATTATTCTTATGGGTTTAATCCAAGATTTGGTCTTTCATGAGGTCGGTGAATTTGATACTCTCGTAGTGGCTTGGCTCGTTGGAAATTCACCAAACACAGTCATCCAGTTTATGCAAATTGTGAATGCTTTGGGGACTCATCTTGCTGTCTTGATTGTTTTTCTAGTTAGTGTTCCGATTTTACACCTTACAAGGATGCATTGGACCCACGCGATTCCTTTGGTATTAGCATGGGCAGGAGGAACTCTCGTTGACCTTCTTTTTCGTTTGGTCTTCCGTGGTGAACCCATTCATATTTTTGAAAACCTTCTTCCATTCTATGCTCCAACGACCGGTTTCCTTTTAGCGGCCATTACTTTTTATGCTGTGCTGGGGTATATACTGGTCCGAAATCGTTCATTCCTCATTCAGATGCTCATCCTGATTTTTGATCTTATTTTAATCACTTTATTAGCCTTAAGTCCGGTCTATCTGCGTGTTCATGCTCCTAGTGCAATGGTCACTGGGTTAACCGTCAGTGGTTTATTGGCATTGACATGTATGTTTGTTTATGAGTACAAAATTTACAAAGAAGAGGTATAG